From a region of the Methanolinea sp. genome:
- a CDS encoding 50S ribosomal protein L44e, which translates to MKMPVKFRTYCPFCRNHQVHEVEKVKKGRTTGLHWIDRQKARRSTVGNMGKFSKVPGGDKPTKKINVRYRCKACGRAHLRTGFRVGKFELTE; encoded by the coding sequence ATGAAAATGCCAGTGAAATTCAGGACCTACTGCCCGTTCTGCAGGAATCACCAGGTCCATGAGGTGGAGAAGGTCAAGAAGGGCAGGACCACCGGGCTCCACTGGATCGACCGCCAGAAGGCGCGGCGGAGCACGGTCGGGAACATGGGGAAGTTCTCCAAGGTTCCCGGAGGGGACAAGCCCACCAAGAAGATCAACGTCCGGTACCGCTGCAAGGCATGCGGCAGGGCTCACCTGCGCACGGGATTCCGGGTCGGAAAATTCGAGCTGACGGAGTGA
- a CDS encoding UPF0058 family protein, protein MQKEELLHLHMLMIHIKRYSENITNHEIPTKHYDSLEISPVHIHKNKKCHKEAILALGDEIVSHLHSQNHPMRVEMVPEKAVVEH, encoded by the coding sequence GTGCAAAAAGAAGAGCTCCTCCATCTCCACATGCTGATGATCCACATTAAAAGATACTCTGAAAACATCACCAACCATGAAATCCCTACCAAGCATTACGATTCTCTTGAAATCTCCCCTGTGCACATCCACAAAAACAAGAAATGCCACAAGGAAGCTATCCTTGCCCTCGGCGACGAGATAGTCTCCCACCTCCATTCCCAAAACCACCCCATGCGCGTCGAGATGGTCCCGGAGAAGGCCGTCGTCGAACATTAA
- a CDS encoding tRNA uridine(34) 5-carboxymethylaminomethyl modification radical SAM/GNAT enzyme Elp3, translating to MAGPDVHREIIDQLLSRDIPPSDVTRVKVEVCGKHGLPTIPRNSDLLAAALPGERDRLRTVLLVKPTRTLSGVAPVAVMTSPFPCPHGKCLPCPGGPDHPFQSPQSYTGEEPAALRARLHGYDPYRQVQSRLEQFEQLGHHVDKVELIVMGGTITARPPEYQEWFVASCVKAMNEYRGHPAPEGAGPATLFRGNEYAAVRCVATTFETRPDWCGTGEISRMLSLGVTKVELGVQHIDDAILAFNRRGCTTEDTVTANRLLRDAGLKVGFHVMPNLPGSTPGQDCRLFEELFRNPSFRPDFLKIYPTLVTPGSEIEQLWEEGRYSPYDEDTLIDLIAYGKSLLPDYVRLQRIQRDIPAKLIVAGSRHSNFRQLCQQRLSSWNKRCRCIRCREAGRFPAGGPAELRWDGYDCAGGREHFISAVSGDALVGFARLRTGGLRWRDEVREAALLRELHVYGSIVPLGMAPLPDQRQHRRTGRELLGLAEDIAAGAGYREVAVMSGIGVRPYYRRQGYERRGPYMIKDLG from the coding sequence ATGGCCGGTCCGGACGTTCACCGGGAGATCATCGATCAACTCCTTTCCCGGGACATACCCCCTTCCGATGTCACGCGGGTCAAGGTCGAAGTCTGCGGGAAGCACGGGCTGCCCACCATCCCCCGGAACTCCGACCTGCTTGCCGCCGCCCTCCCCGGCGAGCGTGACCGTCTTCGGACCGTTCTCCTCGTCAAGCCCACCCGCACCCTCTCCGGTGTGGCACCGGTCGCGGTCATGACCTCCCCTTTTCCCTGCCCCCATGGGAAGTGCCTCCCCTGCCCCGGAGGTCCCGACCACCCGTTCCAGTCGCCGCAGTCCTACACCGGCGAAGAACCTGCAGCCCTCCGGGCCCGGCTGCACGGCTACGATCCCTACCGGCAGGTGCAGTCCCGCCTCGAACAGTTCGAGCAGCTGGGCCACCACGTGGACAAGGTTGAACTGATCGTCATGGGGGGGACCATTACCGCCCGCCCGCCGGAATACCAGGAATGGTTTGTCGCCTCCTGTGTGAAAGCGATGAACGAATACCGGGGCCACCCTGCCCCGGAAGGTGCCGGCCCTGCCACCCTGTTCCGGGGAAACGAGTACGCGGCAGTCCGGTGCGTGGCAACCACGTTCGAGACGAGGCCTGACTGGTGCGGGACAGGGGAGATCAGCCGCATGCTCTCCCTAGGTGTGACAAAGGTTGAACTCGGGGTCCAGCACATCGACGATGCCATCCTTGCCTTCAACCGGCGGGGGTGCACTACAGAGGATACCGTGACCGCCAACCGCCTCCTGCGGGATGCCGGCCTGAAAGTCGGGTTCCACGTCATGCCCAACCTTCCCGGGAGCACTCCCGGGCAGGACTGCCGGCTCTTTGAAGAGCTCTTCAGGAACCCTTCCTTTCGCCCCGATTTCCTCAAGATCTACCCGACCCTCGTGACCCCGGGGTCCGAGATCGAGCAGCTCTGGGAGGAAGGGCGGTACAGCCCATACGACGAGGATACCCTGATCGATCTCATCGCATACGGGAAATCGCTCCTCCCCGACTATGTCCGCCTCCAGCGCATCCAGCGTGACATCCCGGCCAAACTCATCGTCGCCGGTTCCCGGCACAGCAACTTCCGCCAGCTCTGCCAGCAGCGCCTCTCATCGTGGAATAAGCGCTGCCGCTGCATTCGCTGCCGTGAAGCAGGCCGGTTTCCGGCCGGCGGACCTGCCGAGCTTCGCTGGGATGGCTACGACTGTGCCGGGGGGCGGGAGCACTTCATCTCCGCGGTATCCGGCGATGCCCTTGTCGGGTTTGCCCGCCTCCGTACCGGAGGTCTCCGGTGGCGGGATGAAGTCCGGGAAGCCGCCCTCCTCCGCGAACTCCATGTCTACGGCAGCATCGTGCCGCTGGGCATGGCGCCTCTCCCCGATCAGCGGCAGCACCGCAGGACAGGCAGAGAGCTCCTTGGGCTTGCCGAAGATATTGCCGCCGGGGCAGGGTACCGGGAGGTGGCGGTCATGAGCGGCATCGGGGTGCGGCCCTACTACCGCAGGCAGGGCTATGAACGCAGGGGGCCCTATATGATCAAGGACCTGGGATGA
- a CDS encoding endonuclease Q family protein: protein MQLFSDLHIHSCFSIASSKNMLPGALLASCRKKGIGILGSGDALHAGWRDLWREALRSETDVLVVPTTEVEDQDRVHHLIVLDSFDRCRELEARLAPHAGNLHRTGRPRINLPGEAIARAVHAAEGLVGPAHAFTPWTSLYASFDSPGECYGEEPVDFLELGLSADNSYGTAIPELAGIPFLTNSDAHSPDPARLGREFTGLTIREKTPGGVIDAIREGSIFLNAGFFPEQGKYSRTACSRCFRQFSRTEAEAARWKCPDDGGKITRGVADRAAGLSTGQPTERPPYLHIIPLPEIIRTVLCTSSPATRSCRELYDRFIGAFGDEIRVLTTVPVGELALVDDRVARAVDAFRSSRVHLVPGGGGRYGSFSFFESER from the coding sequence ATGCAGCTCTTCTCCGACCTGCACATCCATTCCTGTTTTTCCATCGCCTCCTCGAAGAACATGCTCCCTGGGGCTCTCCTCGCCTCCTGCAGGAAGAAAGGTATCGGAATCCTCGGCAGCGGTGATGCCCTCCATGCCGGGTGGCGGGACCTCTGGAGGGAGGCCCTCCGCAGCGAGACCGACGTGCTCGTGGTCCCCACCACAGAGGTCGAGGACCAGGACCGCGTCCACCACCTCATCGTCCTCGACTCGTTCGATCGCTGCCGGGAGCTGGAGGCGAGGCTTGCACCGCATGCCGGGAACCTCCACCGCACCGGCCGGCCCCGCATCAACCTCCCGGGGGAAGCGATCGCCCGTGCAGTTCATGCCGCCGAGGGTCTGGTTGGACCCGCCCATGCATTCACCCCCTGGACATCGCTCTACGCATCGTTTGATTCACCCGGGGAATGCTACGGAGAAGAGCCGGTTGATTTCCTCGAACTCGGCCTCTCCGCGGACAACAGCTACGGGACGGCGATCCCGGAACTGGCCGGCATCCCCTTCCTCACCAACTCCGATGCCCACAGCCCTGACCCGGCGCGGCTCGGCCGCGAGTTCACCGGCCTGACGATCAGGGAGAAGACGCCGGGCGGCGTGATCGACGCCATCAGAGAAGGGTCCATCTTCCTGAATGCCGGGTTCTTCCCCGAGCAGGGGAAGTACAGCCGGACTGCCTGTTCCCGCTGCTTCCGGCAGTTCAGCCGCACCGAGGCAGAGGCCGCACGGTGGAAATGCCCGGACGACGGCGGAAAGATCACCAGGGGGGTCGCCGACCGGGCAGCCGGCCTCTCAACCGGGCAGCCCACGGAGCGCCCGCCCTACCTGCACATCATCCCCCTCCCCGAGATCATAAGGACCGTCCTTTGCACCTCGTCACCGGCGACCCGCTCCTGCCGGGAGCTGTATGACCGGTTCATCGGTGCATTCGGTGACGAGATCCGGGTCCTGACCACGGTGCCGGTCGGCGAACTCGCCCTGGTGGACGACCGGGTCGCACGGGCCGTCGATGCCTTCCGTTCGTCCCGGGTGCACCTCGTTCCTGGCGGGGGAGGGCGATACGGGTCATTTTCTTTTTTTGAATCGGAAAGATAA
- a CDS encoding 4Fe-4S binding protein — MLKIHRDICGYCGCCVSICPEGALELIDAYLEVDESCTSCGICAKVCPLGALEVMK, encoded by the coding sequence ATGCTGAAGATTCACCGTGACATCTGCGGGTACTGCGGGTGCTGCGTCTCGATCTGCCCCGAGGGTGCGCTCGAGCTGATCGATGCCTACCTCGAGGTCGATGAGAGCTGCACCTCGTGCGGTATCTGCGCCAAGGTCTGCCCGCTCGGGGCCCTGGAGGTGATGAAGTGA
- a CDS encoding NAD(P)-dependent glycerol-1-phosphate dehydrogenase produces MSADDIKVLKQKSSERSRWMQLPRDVVIGHDALTHVPGVCSDLRLGRSALVVTGTHTRDLAAERVISLLSKEFEIHTFVSDTISMEVIREAEEAARGLDFLIGVGGGRVIDTAKIASFNLDRQFISVPTAASHDGIASARASVPMEGGSASLQAHPPIAIIADTAVIARAPHRLLAAGCADIMSNYTACLDWELAHRLRGEPISEYAIALSRMTSELLMKNARSIRPCHEESARFVIKALVSSGVAMSIAGSSRPGSGGEHKFGHALERLAPGRALHGEACGIGTIITMYLHGGNWREIRQALRQIGAPVTPGEMGIPDATAARALLAAKEIRPERFTILDMGLSLESAEHLIQMLYEE; encoded by the coding sequence ATGAGTGCAGACGATATTAAAGTACTCAAGCAGAAAAGCTCGGAGCGCTCCCGGTGGATGCAGCTCCCCCGCGACGTGGTGATCGGGCACGACGCACTCACCCACGTCCCCGGCGTCTGCTCGGACCTGCGGCTCGGCCGGTCTGCGCTCGTGGTCACAGGCACCCATACCCGCGACCTTGCCGCGGAGAGGGTCATCTCCCTCCTCTCGAAGGAGTTCGAGATCCACACCTTTGTTTCGGACACCATCAGCATGGAGGTGATCCGGGAGGCCGAAGAGGCGGCCCGGGGCCTGGACTTCCTTATCGGCGTGGGAGGCGGACGGGTCATCGACACCGCAAAGATCGCCTCCTTTAACCTCGACCGCCAGTTCATCAGCGTCCCGACCGCAGCCTCCCACGACGGCATCGCTTCGGCCCGCGCCTCGGTGCCCATGGAAGGGGGGAGCGCCTCGCTCCAAGCCCATCCCCCCATCGCCATCATCGCCGACACCGCGGTCATCGCCCGCGCCCCCCACCGGCTGCTGGCCGCAGGCTGTGCCGACATCATGTCCAACTATACCGCCTGCCTCGACTGGGAACTTGCCCACCGGCTCCGCGGGGAACCGATCTCCGAGTATGCCATCGCCCTCTCCCGGATGACCTCCGAACTCCTGATGAAGAACGCCCGGAGCATCAGGCCCTGCCATGAGGAGAGCGCCCGGTTCGTGATCAAGGCGCTGGTCTCGTCCGGGGTTGCCATGAGCATTGCCGGGTCATCGCGCCCGGGGTCCGGGGGGGAACACAAGTTCGGGCATGCACTGGAACGACTTGCCCCGGGCAGGGCGCTCCATGGCGAGGCCTGCGGCATCGGGACCATCATCACCATGTACCTCCACGGGGGGAACTGGCGGGAGATCCGCCAGGCGCTCCGGCAGATCGGCGCCCCGGTCACACCGGGAGAGATGGGTATCCCGGATGCGACCGCTGCCAGGGCACTGCTCGCGGCAAAGGAGATCCGGCCGGAACGGTTCACCATCCTCGATATGGGCCTCTCCCTCGAGTCCGCGGAACACCTGATCCAAATGCTGTATGAGGAATGA
- the priS gene encoding DNA primase catalytic subunit PriS produces MKPATLEFVKQRFSDYYRAGILTPPPSAGQREWAFVFFDPDYPDIRMRRHIGFTGNNELLEYIRNMAPAHLYYSVAYYRMPHAPTMPEKGWLGADIVFDLDADHIVRGPYDMMLSRVKEETTKLIAMLTGELGFAEREIDLVFSGGRGYHVHIREIAVRGWGSAERRELIDYLCGIGIDPGTILFLPSPSPRGWHQRYIAALTEYLLVLEGMDQKEALADLLTLEGVGKVTAEEFLKRAGDLRAALAASPPAVNLKDATIGRVVRALAGQREGKFISLLREKAALADEPVTTDVKRLIRMPTSLHGGSGFRVTPLSIRELDDFDPLTDAVVFGTRDVRVDSQIELSMPLLGNRYRVAKGESVVPEALAVFLCCRGLAEIAGRA; encoded by the coding sequence ATGAAGCCGGCGACCCTCGAATTCGTGAAGCAGCGGTTCTCGGACTATTACCGGGCCGGCATACTCACCCCACCCCCTTCGGCCGGGCAGCGGGAATGGGCATTTGTCTTCTTCGATCCCGATTACCCCGACATCCGGATGCGGCGTCACATCGGGTTTACCGGGAACAACGAGCTGCTCGAGTACATACGGAACATGGCCCCGGCACACCTCTACTACTCGGTCGCCTACTACCGCATGCCACATGCCCCAACCATGCCGGAGAAGGGGTGGCTCGGCGCCGATATAGTCTTTGATCTCGATGCCGACCACATCGTGCGGGGGCCCTATGACATGATGCTCTCCCGGGTCAAGGAAGAGACCACCAAGCTGATCGCCATGCTCACCGGGGAACTCGGGTTTGCGGAGCGGGAGATCGACCTCGTCTTCTCAGGGGGGCGGGGCTACCATGTCCACATCAGGGAGATCGCAGTGCGGGGGTGGGGGAGCGCCGAGCGCCGGGAGCTGATCGACTACCTCTGCGGGATCGGGATCGATCCCGGGACCATCCTCTTCCTGCCTTCACCTTCACCCCGCGGATGGCACCAGCGATATATAGCAGCACTGACCGAGTACCTGCTGGTGCTGGAGGGGATGGACCAGAAAGAGGCTCTCGCCGATCTCCTGACGCTTGAAGGGGTGGGGAAGGTGACCGCGGAAGAGTTCCTGAAGCGGGCCGGTGACCTCCGGGCAGCGCTCGCGGCCAGCCCCCCTGCCGTGAACCTGAAGGATGCAACCATCGGCAGGGTGGTCCGGGCGCTCGCCGGCCAGAGAGAGGGGAAGTTCATCTCCCTTCTCCGGGAAAAGGCAGCCCTTGCCGATGAACCGGTCACCACCGACGTGAAGCGGCTCATCCGGATGCCCACCTCGCTCCACGGGGGGAGCGGGTTCCGGGTCACCCCCCTTTCCATACGCGAGCTCGATGACTTTGACCCGCTCACGGACGCGGTGGTGTTCGGCACCCGGGATGTCAGGGTGGACTCCCAAATCGAGCTCTCGATGCCTCTCCTTGGCAACCGGTACCGGGTCGCGAAAGGAGAATCGGTCGTGCCCGAAGCCCTCGCCGTATTCCTCTGCTGCCGGGGCCTGGCCGAGATCGCCGGGAGGGCCTGA
- a CDS encoding 30S ribosomal protein S27e gives MVQQSRKNRSRFAKVKCPDCENEQVVFEKASTVVDCVVCGRVLAEPAGGKARITAKILETYE, from the coding sequence ATGGTACAACAGTCGCGTAAAAACCGGAGCCGGTTCGCCAAGGTGAAGTGCCCGGACTGCGAGAACGAGCAGGTCGTGTTCGAGAAAGCGAGCACCGTGGTAGACTGCGTGGTCTGCGGCAGGGTCCTCGCCGAACCGGCGGGCGGAAAGGCGCGGATCACCGCGAAAATCCTGGAAACCTACGAGTGA
- a CDS encoding RNA-protein complex protein Nop10: protein MTARIRRCPRDFTYTLRDTCPVCGHATGSPHPARFSPEDRYGHERRIARTWMT, encoded by the coding sequence ATGACCGCCCGGATCAGGCGCTGCCCCCGTGATTTTACCTATACCCTCCGGGACACCTGCCCGGTCTGCGGACATGCCACCGGGTCCCCACACCCCGCCCGGTTCTCTCCCGAAGACCGATACGGTCACGAGCGGAGGATTGCCCGAACATGGATGACATAA
- a CDS encoding proteasome assembly chaperone family protein, with protein MDDITVRFIDRTPGDGISAPVLIEGLPGIGHVGKLVAEHLVRELGAEKIAEIASIFFPPQVIIDEQGTVRLANNEVYYYEGETHRLLFLVGDFQATSAEGHYLLADAYLDIAEACGVQRLYTLGGYGVGHLVEEPRVLGAVNQSSLRESVEAAGAIVSRDEPGGGIVGAAGLLLGLGLHRGIEGICLMGETSGYLVDPRSAASLLRVVSTLIGIEVDPTLLEQRAEEMEFMLQKLVDGDRISQDDELRYFV; from the coding sequence ATGGATGACATAACCGTCCGTTTCATCGACAGGACTCCCGGGGACGGGATATCCGCCCCGGTGCTCATCGAAGGTCTCCCGGGCATCGGCCATGTCGGCAAACTGGTTGCCGAACACCTGGTCCGGGAGCTCGGGGCAGAAAAGATCGCCGAGATCGCGTCCATTTTCTTCCCGCCCCAGGTCATCATCGATGAACAGGGAACCGTCCGGCTGGCCAACAACGAGGTATACTATTACGAAGGCGAAACGCACCGTCTCCTCTTCCTCGTGGGCGACTTCCAGGCGACCTCTGCGGAAGGACACTACCTCCTCGCCGATGCCTACCTCGACATTGCCGAAGCCTGCGGTGTGCAGCGGCTCTACACCCTGGGAGGGTACGGGGTCGGCCACCTGGTCGAGGAACCACGGGTGCTCGGCGCCGTGAACCAGTCGTCATTGCGAGAGAGCGTGGAGGCCGCGGGAGCGATCGTGAGCCGCGACGAACCGGGTGGAGGGATCGTCGGGGCGGCAGGCCTGCTCCTCGGCCTCGGCCTCCACAGGGGAATAGAAGGGATCTGCCTCATGGGCGAGACCTCGGGCTACCTCGTGGACCCCAGGAGCGCGGCAAGCCTGCTCCGTGTCGTCTCAACCCTCATCGGGATCGAGGTCGACCCGACCCTGCTCGAGCAGCGGGCCGAGGAGATGGAGTTCATGCTCCAGAAGCTCGTCGATGGGGACCGCATCTCGCAGGATGACGAGCTCCGCTACTTCGTGTGA
- a CDS encoding DNA replication complex GINS family protein, with product MHLDELRSILLSERETGRLLAIPHDLYHSAEKNLETLLSEVYACEDPFSDRARILIERVSSIRETLHDLFMLRSEKILALARTQEEGQYVERDELKRMLPEEREMFDAITLAISHSRCRLIPVPPAGAGVSRAEAAAEAERCAGVLEAQSSGADYVLSRILSDMEPFMGVDGRIYQLQREDLVMLPLRNAEVLCERNIVLNINPGK from the coding sequence ATGCACCTCGACGAACTCAGGAGCATCCTCCTCTCGGAACGGGAGACCGGCCGCCTCCTCGCCATCCCCCACGACCTCTACCATTCGGCGGAGAAGAACCTCGAAACGCTCCTTTCCGAGGTGTATGCCTGCGAGGACCCCTTCTCCGACCGGGCACGGATCCTGATCGAGCGGGTGAGCAGTATCCGGGAGACCCTCCACGACCTCTTCATGCTCCGGTCCGAGAAGATCCTCGCCCTCGCCCGCACCCAGGAAGAGGGGCAGTACGTCGAGCGGGATGAACTGAAACGGATGCTACCCGAGGAACGGGAGATGTTTGATGCCATAACGCTGGCGATATCCCATTCCCGGTGCCGCCTCATCCCGGTCCCGCCGGCAGGGGCTGGGGTGAGCCGGGCCGAGGCTGCCGCCGAGGCCGAGCGGTGTGCCGGGGTGCTTGAAGCCCAGTCCTCCGGGGCCGACTACGTGCTCTCCCGGATCCTCTCCGACATGGAACCGTTCATGGGGGTCGATGGCCGGATCTACCAGCTCCAAAGGGAGGACCTGGTGATGCTCCCCCTCCGGAACGCCGAAGTCCTGTGTGAGCGCAACATAGTCTTAAATATAAACCCGGGCAAATGA
- a CDS encoding ADP-ribosylglycohydrolase family protein yields MIFISIFSHAAGSLTGLAIGDALGAPLESFPPPPQKVTEMKYSLKRDLEPGSCTDDTAQALALAESLATCHGFCPYDVMRRLIARYELHPGVYGPTSSRVFELVLGGWDPALAARSAHLASGSSRSNGSVMRGPPIGIFYAGPMVEACSEACSRLTHDDPVAGACSAFVNRMVSDLCRGASRERAYGRALSRCRDEEVAAMLGDFRRHEPVPGLDCLLATHAALAVFMGGRSFEGVLVAAVNLGGDADTVGAISGAMAGAASGISAIPSRWLASLRELPLVTSTAYRLWAASRE; encoded by the coding sequence GTGATCTTTATATCCATCTTTTCGCATGCAGCAGGGTCGCTCACGGGACTGGCAATTGGGGACGCATTGGGTGCGCCCCTTGAAAGCTTCCCTCCGCCGCCCCAGAAAGTCACGGAAATGAAGTATTCTTTGAAAAGGGACCTGGAACCGGGTTCCTGTACCGATGATACAGCCCAGGCCCTCGCCCTTGCCGAGTCCCTCGCCACCTGCCACGGGTTCTGTCCATACGACGTGATGAGGAGGTTAATCGCAAGGTACGAACTGCACCCCGGTGTTTACGGGCCCACCTCCAGCAGGGTCTTTGAACTGGTCCTGGGCGGGTGGGACCCGGCCCTTGCCGCCCGGTCCGCCCACCTGGCGAGCGGGTCGTCCCGGAGCAACGGCAGCGTGATGCGGGGCCCGCCGATCGGGATCTTCTATGCAGGGCCTATGGTCGAGGCCTGCAGCGAGGCTTGTTCACGGCTCACCCATGACGACCCCGTTGCCGGTGCATGCTCGGCGTTCGTGAACCGCATGGTCAGCGACCTGTGCCGGGGGGCCTCCCGGGAACGGGCCTACGGGCGGGCCCTCTCCCGGTGCCGGGACGAGGAAGTGGCCGCCATGCTGGGTGATTTCCGGCGGCATGAACCGGTCCCCGGACTCGACTGCCTCCTTGCCACCCATGCAGCCCTGGCCGTCTTCATGGGGGGCAGGAGTTTTGAAGGGGTGCTGGTGGCAGCGGTGAACCTCGGTGGTGATGCTGATACGGTCGGTGCCATCTCCGGGGCGATGGCCGGTGCCGCATCCGGGATCTCCGCCATCCCGTCCCGGTGGCTGGCGTCCCTCCGGGAACTTCCCCTGGTCACCTCGACGGCTTACCGGCTCTGGGCAGCGTCACGCGAATGA
- a CDS encoding translation initiation factor IF-2 subunit alpha, protein MSERSWPSAGELVVCTVRNIKDFAAFVSLDEYEGLEGLIPISEIATGWIKYIRDHIREGQKVVCKVLHVDRSRGHIDLSLKDVNDHQRREKIREWKNESKAAKWIGFAAEASGESPEVIKAALIKRYGDLYSVFEEIVSGGEDSLKKIDLSAKVIAALATVARENVKIPRVTVSGNLVLTTMKPDGVNIIRRALRSAEPKIADTEIELTYLGAPIYRIKVTAPDYKQAEKAIEKAANAAIGVVERAGGEGRFVKKPKSGKST, encoded by the coding sequence ATGAGTGAGCGATCATGGCCTTCGGCCGGTGAACTGGTGGTCTGCACGGTCAGGAACATCAAGGACTTTGCAGCGTTTGTCTCCCTCGATGAGTACGAGGGGCTCGAAGGCCTGATCCCCATCTCGGAGATCGCCACGGGCTGGATCAAGTACATTCGCGACCATATCCGCGAGGGCCAGAAGGTGGTCTGCAAAGTTCTCCACGTCGACCGGAGCCGGGGCCATATCGATCTCTCCTTAAAGGACGTCAATGACCACCAGCGGCGCGAGAAGATCCGCGAGTGGAAGAACGAATCTAAGGCGGCAAAGTGGATAGGATTTGCCGCCGAAGCCTCCGGAGAGAGCCCCGAGGTGATCAAGGCCGCCCTCATCAAGAGGTACGGCGACCTCTACTCGGTCTTCGAAGAGATCGTGTCCGGCGGTGAAGACTCCCTCAAAAAGATCGACCTCTCAGCGAAAGTCATTGCGGCCCTGGCCACGGTCGCCCGGGAGAATGTCAAGATCCCCCGGGTCACGGTCTCCGGGAACCTGGTGCTCACCACCATGAAACCGGACGGGGTGAACATCATCCGGCGGGCGCTCCGGAGTGCCGAACCAAAGATCGCCGACACGGAGATCGAGCTGACCTACCTTGGCGCCCCGATCTACCGGATCAAGGTCACTGCTCCGGACTACAAGCAGGCGGAGAAAGCCATCGAAAAGGCGGCGAACGCGGCCATCGGCGTTGTGGAACGGGCCGGCGGCGAGGGCAGGTTCGTCAAGAAACCGAAGTCCGGAAAGAGCACATGA
- a CDS encoding UPF0179 family protein: MAEIKPKVTLIGKELAKNGLEFIYEGTIGECGSCKLSKACNNLKKGRRYRIVAVRKTEHSCPVHLNGALSVEVVESPIPVLISADMAIRNTKIQFEFSCSREDCINFDLCHPEGLVEGEKYIVQDVIGNVPETCERGRNLHLVELMPV, translated from the coding sequence ATGGCAGAAATAAAACCGAAAGTGACGCTGATCGGAAAGGAGCTGGCCAAGAACGGGCTCGAGTTCATCTATGAAGGGACGATTGGGGAATGCGGGTCCTGCAAGCTTTCCAAGGCCTGCAACAACCTGAAGAAAGGGCGGAGGTACCGGATCGTCGCCGTCCGCAAGACCGAGCACAGCTGCCCGGTGCACCTCAACGGTGCGCTGTCAGTCGAGGTCGTGGAGTCCCCGATCCCGGTGCTCATCAGCGCCGACATGGCCATCAGGAACACGAAGATCCAGTTCGAGTTCTCATGCTCCCGGGAGGACTGCATAAACTTCGACCTCTGCCACCCCGAGGGACTGGTCGAGGGGGAGAAGTATATCGTGCAGGACGTGATCGGGAACGTCCCGGAAACCTGTGAGAGAGGGCGGAACCTGCACCTCGTCGAGTTGATGCCGGTCTGA